The Deltaproteobacteria bacterium region TACGCCACAAAACTCGCCTGTCCTTTTGTTGACAAATACTTCGTGATTGCCGCGGTCAGTGTTGTCTTACCATGATCCACGTGTCCGATTGTCCCTACGTTCACGTGTGGTTTCGTCCTCTCAAATTTTGCTTTGCTCATATTCCCTCCTGGGTAGGACCACGGACAATGGACTATTGACCATGGACCAAAGACTTCGTTTTATTGTATGTCCATGGTCCCTTGTCCATGGTCCTCTTCTCACGCTCCCTGTGATTTTTTAATAATTTCTTCTGTTACATTTTTTGGTGCGATTTCATAACACGCAAACTGCATTGTGTAATTCGCTCTTCCTTGTGTTAACGACCGTAAATCCGTTGCGAAACCAAACATATTTGCGAGCGGTATTTCTGCTCCTATAACTTGAGAACCGGAACGAATTTCGCTTTTGCTAATACGACCTCGTCTAGAATTCAAGTCCCCAGTTACAGTTCCTACAAATTCTTCGGGTGTCACCACCTCAACCGACATAATCGGTTCAAGTAAACAGGCACCCGCATTTTTTGCTCCATCTCTTAAAGCCATGGAAGCGGCAATCTTGAAAGCCATTTCGGAGGAATCAACTTCGTGGAAAGAGCCGTCAAAAAGTGTGACTCTTAAATCCAAGAGTGGAAAACCCGCCAAAGCACCACGATCCAGAGATTCTTCAACCCCTTTGCGAACCGAAGAGATAAATTCTTTAGGAATGGCACCTCCGGCAATCTTGTCAACGAATTCGAACCCTTTGCCCCGTTCTAGAGGTTCTAAGCGAAGCCAGACATGTCCATATTGACCACGCCCTCCACTTTGACGGATATATTTTCCTTCAATTTCCGTATTCTTAGTGATTGTTTCTTTATAGGCTACTTGAGGTTTTCCTACATTGGCGGCCACTTTAAATTCACGGAGTAATCGATCCACAATAATCTCTAGATGGAGTTCACCCATTCCAGAGAGGATCGTTTGCCCCGTTTCGTGATCTACCTTGACTCTAAAAGAAGGGTCTTCCAATGCCAATCTCGCCAAGGATTCGCCTAATTTTTCTTCATCAACCTTGGATTTTGGTTCAACAGCCACCGAAATAACTGGATCCGGAAATTGAATGGATTCCAAAAGAATTTGTTTATCTTCAGCGCAAAGGGTATCTCCCGTGGTTGTATATTTTAGGCCAACTGCCGCGGCGATATCTCCTGCGGCCACCTCTTTAATTTCTTCCCGTTTATTGGCATGCATTCTTAAAAGACGTCCAATACGTTCTCTCTTTCCTTTGCTCGCATTGGTTACATAAGAACCCGAAGCCATTTTGCCGGAATAAACTCTGAAGAAAGTCAACTGTCCGACAAAAGAATCTGTCATGATTTTGAAAGCCAAGCCAGCAAACGGTCCTGCAGGATTTGCTTCTCTTGTCAATTTTTTATCGGGATTATCCGGAGAG contains the following coding sequences:
- the tuf gene encoding elongation factor Tu (EF-Tu; promotes GTP-dependent binding of aminoacyl-tRNA to the A-site of ribosomes during protein biosynthesis; when the tRNA anticodon matches the mRNA codon, GTP hydrolysis results; the inactive EF-Tu-GDP leaves the ribosome and release of GDP is promoted by elongation factor Ts; many prokaryotes have two copies of the gene encoding EF-Tu), whose amino-acid sequence is MSKAKFERTKPHVNVGTIGHVDHGKTTLTAAITKYLSTKGQASFVA
- the fusA gene encoding elongation factor G, with protein sequence MSRSVENLRETRNIGIIAHIDAGKTTCTERILFYTGITYKIGEVHEGTAVMDWMEQEQERGITITAAATTCFWKGTRINIIDTPGHVDFTIEVERSLRVLDGAVGIFDSVAGVEPQSETVWRQANHYHVPKIAFINKMDRTGANFFMCVDMMVDRLKANPIPFQLPWGKEDQFQGVIDLWTMKGIRYEEESMGSKFEVVDIPEEYKEEAKAYREKLIEAVVEGDDTLLHKYLEGKALTDEEFKKAARQATLSMRITPVFCGAAFKNKGVQPLLDAIVDLLPSPLDLPPIEGTSPDNPDKKLTREANPAGPFAGLAFKIMTDSFVGQLTFFRVYSGKMASGSYVTNASKGKRERIGRLLRMHANKREEIKEVAAGDIAAAVGLKYTTTGDTLCAEDKQILLESIQFPDPVISVAVEPKSKVDEEKLGESLARLALEDPSFRVKVDHETGQTILSGMGELHLEIIVDRLLREFKVAANVGKPQVAYKETITKNTEIEGKYIRQSGGRGQYGHVWLRLEPLERGKGFEFVDKIAGGAIPKEFISSVRKGVEESLDRGALAGFPLLDLRVTLFDGSFHEVDSSEMAFKIAASMALRDGAKNAGACLLEPIMSVEVVTPEEFVGTVTGDLNSRRGRISKSEIRSGSQVIGAEIPLANMFGFATDLRSLTQGRANYTMQFACYEIAPKNVTEEIIKKSQGA